CGACAGCGCCGGTGCGCCCCGCCACTTTCTGCCGGGTCAGCGCAATCTGCGCACCACTTCGCGCCGGGTCAGCGCAATTCGGGTGGCACTTCGCGCCGGGTCGGCCAAAAACACATCGGCCCGCCGCAGATCGCGGCGGGCCGATGGGGAAAGAGCTCAGGTCAGCGGGAGACCTTGCCGGCCTTCAGGCAGCCGGTGCACACGTTCATGCGCTTGGGGGTGCCGTTGACGACCGCGCGGACGCGCTGGATGTTGGGGTTGAAGCGGCGCTTGGTGATCTTGCGCGACCACGGCCGGTTGTTGCCGAAGCTCGGCTTCTTGTCGCAGATGTCGCACACGGCGGCCATGGTTGTCACTCCTGGATCGCGGATCTAAGGTTCACGGGCAGCCCGCGCGCTCAGAAGGCGCTTCGGGCAACCGGAAGAGAATAGCCGACACGGTCGCACCGGCCGAAATCGGCGAGGTTCCTCCCCGCCCGGCTAGGGTGACCCCGATGGACGAGCGGACGGCGCCCGGGGAGGGGCGGAGCGGGATTGCGCTCTCGTCCGTGGTCCGGTTCGTCGACATCGCGGTGGACGCCCTGGCGGTTGCGCGCGAGGAGGTCGACGCCCTCAACGTCTACCCGGTGCCCGACGGCGACACCGGCACGAACATGTACCTCACCGTCGTCGCCGCCCGCGACGCGATCCGCACGGCCCTCGGCGAGCACGCCGACCACCCGGACGACGCGACCGACGCGGACGGGCCGCTCGCTGCTCTGGCCCGCGGCGCGCTCCTCGGCGCCCGCGGCAACTCGGGGGTGATCCTCAGCGAGATGCTCGGTGCGGCCGCCCGCCGGATCGCCGCGGCCGACCCCGGCGAGCGCAACGCCGTGGTGATGTCCGAGGCGCTGCAGGAGGCGTCGACCGCGAGCTATGCCGCGGTGGGGGAGCCGGTCGAGGGCACGATGCTGACCGTGATGCGCGCCGCCGCCGACGCAGGTACGACGGCCGCCACCGACCCCGGCGCCCGCAGCAGCGACGTGCTCACCGCCGCGGCGGCCGCCGCCCGTGAGGCGCTCGGCCACACGCCGGAGCAGCTCGACGTCCTCGCGCAGGCCGGCGTGGTCGACGCGGGCGGGCGCGGGGTGTCGGTGATCCTCGACGCCGCCGAGACCGTGCTGACCGGGCGCCGCCCGATCGCCGTGACCGCGCCCCTCGGCAGCCACGTCATCC
The genomic region above belongs to Nocardioides sp. QY071 and contains:
- the rpmB gene encoding 50S ribosomal protein L28; this translates as MAAVCDICDKKPSFGNNRPWSRKITKRRFNPNIQRVRAVVNGTPKRMNVCTGCLKAGKVSR